Proteins encoded together in one Candidatus Sulfotelmatobacter sp. window:
- a CDS encoding efflux RND transporter periplasmic adaptor subunit: METGTLWRGMYTLSPLRGSTLSIAVLVAAIGGAMMTGCSSETGDKEPTVTVQVAAVEKTTIQRTIKAEAILFPRQQAAIVPKISAPVQKFLVKRGSPVHQGELLAVLENRDLSAAAQDTKGSYEQAEATYETTTAASLPEEIRKAEAEAQQSQQALDAQEKVFESRQQLFAQGALPRKELDQSRVDITAARNQQAIAKQHLDKLLAIGKQQELKSAAGQLASAKGKYLGAEAQLSYSEIRSPIDGVVTDRPLYPGEMAAASTPLLTVMDISSVIAKAHIPQSDAAALKVGDEGTMTVPGLDEPVEGKVTVVSPALDPNSTTVEVWVEAKNPKHALKPGTSVQLSLTAKTIKDALVVPASSVITAPDGTTAVMLAGSDGLAHQKAVKLGIRNGDDVQVLEGVTASDKVIATGAYGLPDKTKIKIAPAEAPAPAEGSSEESKPASKAPSEGSSEK, encoded by the coding sequence TTGGAAACCGGAACCCTGTGGCGCGGCATGTACACGTTGAGTCCGTTGCGGGGCTCGACGCTTTCCATTGCGGTTCTGGTGGCTGCCATTGGCGGAGCCATGATGACGGGATGCTCGTCCGAGACAGGCGACAAAGAGCCCACGGTCACCGTGCAGGTGGCCGCCGTCGAAAAAACCACGATTCAACGCACCATCAAGGCGGAGGCGATTCTGTTTCCGCGGCAGCAGGCCGCGATCGTGCCGAAGATCAGCGCCCCGGTACAGAAGTTTCTGGTGAAGCGCGGCAGTCCGGTTCATCAGGGCGAACTGCTGGCGGTGCTGGAGAACCGTGATCTGAGCGCCGCGGCACAGGACACCAAAGGCTCATACGAGCAGGCGGAAGCAACTTACGAAACCACTACCGCTGCCAGCCTGCCAGAGGAGATCAGGAAGGCCGAAGCTGAGGCACAGCAATCGCAGCAGGCTCTCGACGCGCAGGAAAAGGTCTTCGAGAGCCGCCAGCAACTGTTCGCGCAAGGAGCATTGCCACGGAAAGAACTGGATCAATCGCGCGTCGACATTACCGCGGCGCGCAACCAGCAGGCAATCGCCAAGCAGCATCTGGACAAGCTCCTGGCCATCGGCAAGCAACAGGAACTGAAGTCGGCCGCGGGACAACTGGCCTCGGCCAAAGGAAAGTACCTGGGAGCGGAGGCGCAGCTAAGCTACTCGGAAATTCGCAGTCCGATAGACGGTGTCGTGACCGATCGTCCGCTCTACCCCGGCGAAATGGCAGCGGCAAGCACTCCCCTGTTGACGGTGATGGATATTTCGTCGGTCATCGCCAAGGCGCATATCCCACAGAGCGATGCGGCCGCCTTGAAAGTGGGCGATGAAGGCACGATGACCGTACCTGGCCTCGACGAACCTGTCGAAGGCAAGGTGACGGTGGTGAGTCCGGCGCTGGACCCCAACAGCACGACCGTCGAAGTCTGGGTGGAAGCGAAGAATCCCAAGCACGCGCTGAAACCGGGAACCAGCGTGCAGCTGTCACTGACCGCGAAGACCATAAAAGACGCTCTCGTCGTCCCTGCAAGTTCGGTAATCACTGCGCCGGATGGAACCACTGCGGTAATGCTGGCAGGCTCCGATGGCCTGGCTCACCAGAAGGCCGTAAAACTCGGCATCCGTAACGGAGACGACGTTCAGGTTCTTGAAGGCGTCACCGCCAGCGACAAAGTAATCGCCACCGGCGCGTATGGGCTGCCCGACAAGACCAAGATCAAAATCGCGCCAGCCGAAGCTCCCGCTCCCGCAGAAGGATCATCGGAAGAATCGAAGCCCGCATCGAAGGCTCCCAGCGAGGGATCGAGTGAAAAGTAA
- a CDS encoding efflux RND transporter permease subunit — protein sequence MNSPNPGGSPEQPSSQHWIAQHSRPVIFVILTLGLLGAYLAFTIPVSVFPSTDFPRVLIAVDNGVMPIDQMTVTVTRPIEEAVNSVPGLLTVRSITSRGSAEIDLFFRWDIDMFQTLQYVNAAISRVQPELPSTAKIEAHRLTFAAFPIIGYSVTSDSMPQTKLWEMATYEMKPRLNRLEGVSTVIVQGGQEPEFHITPDPAKLLTAGITVADILEAVRRTNLIDSPGLIERNHQLYLGLVSGQVRTPEEIGNAVVKSTPAGIPVRIGDIASVAPGVKPVYTVVTANGKPAVLLNINRQPDGNTVQVAQEVHDEIERLRKTIPPGVQVQPFYDQSIIVNESIKSVRDAILLGLLLASIILVVFLRDWGTSLVAGLVIPVTVMVTFIALKVMGQTFNLMTLGGLAAAVGLVIDDAIVVVENIVLHRDAGQGRLEAIRSALKEITVPLIGSTITPVVVFIPLIVIAGVTGVFFRALAVTMTVSLLTSLALAVTWTPTLSQFFVKGRHAKNGVEAEASGNSSQDNGKGAAENGDDAARLLAAEEKHLSGFFLRVVNFHERWLRRALERPRLLIVFSAALIVASYLCYTFSGSDLLPEMDEGGFVIDYIMPAGSSLAETNRVVGHVEQMLREVPEVESTSRRTGLQLGLASVTEANTGDILVKLKAKRSRDIEDIIADVRADIKQQEPALDIEFVQVLQDMIGDLTSAPEPIQIKLFSQDPKQLEEWAPRVAESIGKIKGVVDILNGIENTISGPAVTFQVDPSVAARSGFSAEEIALDASAILEGEPAPTPVVANDRAYTLRVRFPAANRASLEAMRDTLLISGTGHTATLGALSAIVENPGQTEVRRENLQRDVAVTARLEGRSLGSGMADVQKAVTNLHIPSSIRVEYGGTYQEQRQSFHDLMIVLTLAILLLFIVLLFEFGTFAAPVAILSSALLSTSGVFIALLITRTTFNISSFMGMIMVIGIVAKNGILLLDADQKMSSLGMTAEQAMLQAARRRLRPIVMTALATVAGMLPLAFAIGAGSQMLQPLAIAVIGGVLISMVLSLIITPAVHFFLSQKGDSRVVTEE from the coding sequence ATGAACTCTCCGAACCCCGGCGGTTCGCCTGAGCAACCCTCCAGCCAGCATTGGATTGCCCAGCACTCGCGGCCCGTTATATTCGTGATTCTGACGTTGGGTTTGCTGGGAGCATATCTCGCGTTCACGATTCCGGTATCGGTGTTCCCTTCGACAGATTTCCCCCGCGTGCTGATCGCGGTCGATAACGGCGTTATGCCCATCGATCAGATGACGGTGACGGTCACGCGCCCGATCGAAGAAGCCGTCAACAGCGTACCTGGCCTGTTGACCGTGCGCTCCATTACCAGCCGGGGATCGGCGGAGATCGATCTGTTTTTTCGCTGGGACATCGACATGTTCCAGACCCTGCAGTATGTAAATGCGGCGATTTCACGCGTACAACCGGAACTTCCCTCCACCGCGAAGATCGAAGCTCATCGCCTGACCTTTGCGGCGTTCCCGATCATTGGGTATAGCGTGACTTCCGACAGCATGCCCCAAACCAAGCTGTGGGAGATGGCCACCTATGAAATGAAGCCACGGCTGAACCGGCTGGAAGGCGTTTCCACCGTAATTGTCCAGGGAGGACAAGAGCCGGAGTTTCACATCACGCCCGATCCGGCGAAGCTTCTGACCGCCGGGATCACCGTGGCAGACATTCTCGAGGCGGTGCGGCGCACGAACCTTATCGACTCCCCCGGACTGATCGAGCGCAATCATCAACTCTATCTCGGCCTCGTCAGCGGCCAGGTGCGCACACCGGAAGAAATTGGGAACGCGGTGGTGAAGAGCACGCCCGCGGGAATTCCGGTGCGCATCGGCGATATCGCGAGCGTCGCTCCCGGTGTAAAGCCGGTCTATACCGTGGTTACGGCCAACGGAAAGCCCGCCGTACTGCTGAACATCAATCGCCAGCCGGATGGAAACACGGTGCAGGTGGCGCAGGAAGTTCACGACGAAATCGAGCGCCTGCGCAAAACCATTCCGCCCGGAGTTCAGGTCCAGCCATTTTACGATCAGTCGATCATCGTCAACGAATCCATCAAGAGTGTGCGCGATGCCATTCTGCTCGGACTGCTTCTGGCCTCGATCATTCTCGTGGTATTCCTGCGCGATTGGGGAACGTCGCTGGTGGCGGGCCTCGTAATTCCAGTGACCGTGATGGTCACATTCATCGCCCTCAAAGTGATGGGCCAGACTTTTAATTTGATGACGCTCGGCGGCCTGGCGGCAGCCGTGGGACTGGTCATCGACGATGCCATCGTCGTGGTGGAAAACATCGTGCTGCATCGCGACGCGGGACAAGGGCGACTGGAAGCCATCCGCAGCGCGCTGAAGGAAATCACCGTGCCGCTGATCGGATCGACGATCACGCCGGTGGTCGTCTTTATTCCACTGATCGTCATCGCCGGGGTCACTGGAGTTTTCTTCCGCGCGCTGGCGGTGACTATGACCGTGTCGCTGCTAACTTCGCTCGCGCTGGCTGTGACCTGGACGCCGACGTTGAGCCAGTTCTTCGTCAAAGGAAGACACGCGAAGAATGGAGTAGAGGCCGAGGCTTCCGGCAATTCGTCGCAAGATAACGGAAAAGGAGCCGCTGAAAATGGAGACGACGCTGCGAGATTGCTCGCGGCCGAGGAGAAGCACCTGAGCGGCTTCTTCCTGCGCGTGGTGAACTTTCACGAACGCTGGCTGCGGCGTGCGCTGGAGCGGCCGCGATTGCTGATCGTCTTCAGCGCCGCGCTGATTGTCGCCTCTTATTTGTGCTACACCTTTTCCGGTTCCGACCTCTTGCCCGAGATGGATGAAGGTGGATTCGTGATCGACTACATCATGCCCGCCGGCAGTTCGCTGGCAGAAACCAACCGCGTGGTGGGGCACGTCGAGCAGATGCTGCGCGAAGTTCCGGAAGTGGAGAGCACGTCGCGGCGCACCGGCTTGCAGCTAGGCCTGGCTTCGGTCACGGAAGCCAATACCGGGGACATTCTGGTGAAGTTGAAAGCCAAACGCAGCCGGGATATCGAAGACATCATTGCCGACGTGCGTGCCGACATCAAGCAGCAGGAGCCTGCGCTCGACATCGAGTTCGTGCAGGTTCTTCAGGACATGATCGGCGATCTCACGTCGGCGCCGGAACCGATTCAGATCAAATTGTTCTCGCAGGATCCGAAGCAACTGGAAGAGTGGGCGCCCAGGGTGGCTGAGTCCATCGGAAAAATCAAAGGCGTGGTCGACATTCTGAATGGAATCGAAAATACCATCAGCGGTCCGGCGGTGACGTTTCAGGTTGATCCCAGCGTAGCCGCCCGGTCCGGGTTCAGCGCCGAAGAAATCGCGCTGGATGCCTCGGCCATTCTCGAAGGCGAGCCGGCACCCACTCCGGTCGTGGCGAACGACCGTGCCTACACACTGCGCGTGCGCTTCCCTGCCGCGAACCGCGCCTCGCTCGAAGCCATGCGCGATACCCTACTGATCAGCGGCACTGGCCATACCGCGACGCTGGGCGCACTGTCGGCTATTGTGGAGAATCCGGGCCAAACGGAAGTCAGGCGCGAAAATCTGCAACGCGACGTGGCTGTGACTGCCCGTCTGGAAGGCCGCAGCCTGGGCAGCGGCATGGCCGACGTGCAAAAAGCTGTGACCAATTTACACATCCCGTCGAGTATTCGCGTGGAATATGGCGGAACCTACCAGGAACAGCGGCAGTCATTCCATGACCTGATGATCGTACTCACGCTTGCGATATTGTTGTTGTTCATCGTGCTGCTGTTTGAATTTGGAACGTTCGCCGCACCGGTGGCAATTCTCTCGTCGGCGCTTTTGTCGACGTCGGGAGTTTTTATAGCGCTCCTGATTACACGCACGACCTTTAACATTTCGTCATTCATGGGGATGATCATGGTGATCGGCATCGTCGCCAAGAACGGCATCCTGCTGCTCGACGCCGATCAGAAGATGAGCTCCTTGGGAATGACCGCCGAACAGGCCATGCTTCAGGCCGCTCGCCGCCGGTTGCGACCCATCGTAATGACGGCGCTGGCGACTGTAGCCGGCATGTTGCCGCTGGCCTTTGCCATCGGCGCCGGGTCGCAGATGCTGCAACCTCTGGCGATCGCGGTCATTGGCGGCGTGCTTATTTCCATGGTTCTGTCGCTCATCATCACGCCGGCAGTGCACTTCTTTCTCAGCCAAAAGGGTGACTCGAGGGTGGTTACCGAAGAGTGA
- a CDS encoding GAF domain-containing protein — translation MEKQKEIGSEEKDKPVLDEQTLGKLLEAAYVLQEHNRELQEMELGLSLRREQIEAEERASPFPPRAAARPPDDESGANADYTTTLAQIVETQHQIQVRHLELENAMSLVAERLTQIARARGAAIGILDDEKFLYRAASGLLTLPAGTEVPMDKSLCVACLRTGQVFRCNDVNPEFLLDTEECRRRGIQSMIAVPIFHEGVVAGGVELYYPITHAFTEQDVHTCQLMAGLVTEALVREEEAGWKKSLATERAVMLEALEKLKPNLEALVDKSTAGKGAAKDSTATTASPAASAFPVIPPASMFVCRKCGHKIMGEEQFCGNCGMPRSSNEVPSMQSKVASIWNMQESVKKTPPADPGHSIPIAGRGENPDKAHSENALADSLEEQMPELFASTDMLANADKAVDCDTAPIRAEFEDSVLSDLEIPLGSNSQNAGRGDTQAAGSTALAKPERPTAWSSAATARDFLEQLAEADRPSTLARFWMARRGDVYLGIAVLLVACVIRWGILSNHSVGASGSQPAEAAAHHKSATDLSLFDRMLIGLGLAEAPPAPIDNGNPDAQVWVDLHTALYYCPGAELYGKTPKGKFTSQRDAQLDQFEPAYRKPCD, via the coding sequence GTGGAAAAACAAAAAGAGATCGGTTCCGAAGAGAAAGATAAACCAGTTCTGGACGAGCAGACGCTCGGAAAGCTGCTGGAAGCGGCGTATGTGCTGCAAGAGCACAACCGCGAATTGCAAGAGATGGAACTGGGGCTCTCGCTCAGGCGAGAACAGATCGAAGCGGAAGAGCGAGCTTCGCCTTTCCCGCCACGGGCCGCGGCGCGCCCGCCGGACGACGAATCAGGGGCCAACGCCGATTACACCACCACGTTGGCGCAAATCGTTGAGACTCAGCACCAGATTCAAGTCCGTCACCTGGAATTGGAAAATGCGATGTCGCTGGTCGCTGAGCGCCTCACTCAGATCGCCCGGGCCAGGGGTGCCGCAATTGGCATCCTCGACGACGAGAAGTTTCTCTACCGGGCGGCCAGCGGGCTGCTGACGTTGCCTGCGGGAACCGAAGTTCCCATGGATAAGTCGTTGTGCGTCGCCTGCCTCCGCACCGGGCAGGTGTTCCGCTGCAACGACGTAAATCCCGAATTCCTTCTCGACACGGAAGAGTGCCGACGGCGCGGCATTCAGTCGATGATTGCGGTTCCTATTTTCCACGAGGGCGTCGTCGCCGGCGGTGTGGAGCTTTATTATCCGATCACACATGCGTTCACCGAGCAGGACGTTCACACCTGCCAGCTCATGGCCGGGCTGGTGACCGAGGCGCTGGTGCGGGAGGAGGAAGCCGGCTGGAAAAAATCGCTCGCAACCGAACGTGCAGTCATGCTGGAGGCTCTAGAAAAGTTGAAGCCCAACCTTGAGGCCTTGGTGGACAAATCGACGGCGGGCAAAGGGGCCGCTAAAGATTCGACGGCCACAACTGCCAGTCCCGCTGCCAGCGCGTTCCCCGTAATCCCACCCGCGTCCATGTTCGTTTGCCGCAAGTGCGGGCACAAGATCATGGGGGAAGAACAGTTTTGCGGTAACTGCGGAATGCCGCGCAGCAGCAATGAAGTTCCCAGCATGCAGAGCAAGGTAGCATCGATTTGGAATATGCAGGAGTCGGTAAAGAAGACGCCTCCTGCGGATCCGGGGCACAGCATCCCAATAGCCGGCCGTGGCGAAAATCCTGATAAGGCTCATTCCGAGAACGCGCTGGCCGACTCGCTGGAAGAGCAAATGCCCGAGCTCTTTGCGTCGACCGATATGCTGGCTAACGCCGACAAGGCGGTTGATTGCGACACCGCGCCGATCAGAGCAGAGTTCGAGGACTCCGTACTTTCCGATCTCGAAATTCCTCTCGGTTCGAACTCGCAGAATGCGGGTCGAGGCGACACCCAAGCCGCGGGATCAACCGCGTTGGCGAAACCGGAGCGCCCTACGGCCTGGAGTTCAGCGGCAACTGCGCGCGACTTCCTGGAGCAACTGGCGGAAGCTGACAGACCGAGTACACTGGCTCGCTTCTGGATGGCCCGCCGAGGCGATGTCTACCTGGGCATCGCCGTGCTTCTTGTGGCCTGCGTGATTCGCTGGGGAATTTTGTCTAATCATTCTGTGGGCGCCAGCGGGAGTCAACCGGCAGAGGCAGCAGCCCATCACAAATCTGCCACCGATCTTTCGTTGTTCGACCGGATGCTGATCGGTCTGGGGCTGGCCGAGGCCCCACCGGCTCCGATCGACAACGGCAATCCCGACGCGCAGGTTTGGGTCGATCTTCACACGGCCTTATACTACTGCCCCGGCGCCGAGCTCTACGGCAAAACTCCAAAAGGAAAGTTTACTTCGCAGCGCGACGCGCAATTAGACCAGTTTGAGCCCGCCTATCGCAAACCCTGCGATTAA
- a CDS encoding zinc-ribbon domain-containing protein, protein MAREVKQSEESSALPTPELNPLLNPVLGQNMGRWAEVYFTAPPEKREEAVLELLRELQGKSDVTVGQPSVAAAQNEASRPAEFDVRRMSSTTAAESRATKIEEASPATLRCPSCGRENPANHKFCGRCGKPIEAVSVADLYIADMQVAESESAEGHFDHSYFERPVVEDVAQREAGPRAAQANKSRFVTYGDRVHETQPSNDDEEPPYRGSDAGNDFEMFRYLPASSSPHPYLRVALTVVAVAIAYLAWHNRQALRSAYVKLEAPPAVATPPTAPEPATSSSKQGWSETDIPKAPAPDQPQVNQPPANQQPSPQPVDNGLRANRQSESASVDIHRRKTFRPGAAEVATSTKNLPADIALGNGNEELITAQRYLNGTDGQTLNRTEAAKWLWKAVGKHNPDATLLLADLYLKGQGVGKNCDQARVLLDAAARQGIKGAGDQLRHLPAFGCQ, encoded by the coding sequence TTGGCCCGTGAAGTCAAACAGTCTGAAGAGTCCAGTGCATTGCCGACGCCCGAGTTGAATCCGTTGCTCAATCCGGTCCTGGGCCAGAACATGGGACGATGGGCTGAAGTCTACTTCACGGCTCCTCCCGAGAAACGCGAGGAGGCGGTGCTCGAGCTGTTGCGCGAACTACAAGGGAAATCCGATGTGACGGTGGGGCAGCCTTCGGTAGCGGCGGCGCAAAATGAAGCCTCAAGACCCGCCGAATTCGACGTTCGGCGGATGAGTTCTACCACCGCTGCCGAAAGTCGTGCCACGAAAATTGAGGAAGCTTCGCCTGCGACGCTGCGCTGTCCCTCGTGTGGACGGGAGAATCCTGCAAATCACAAGTTTTGCGGGAGGTGTGGGAAACCTATAGAAGCGGTGTCGGTGGCCGATCTTTACATTGCGGATATGCAAGTCGCGGAGTCGGAGAGCGCGGAGGGGCATTTCGACCACTCTTATTTCGAGCGCCCGGTAGTCGAAGATGTGGCTCAGCGGGAGGCTGGTCCGCGCGCCGCACAAGCAAACAAATCACGCTTTGTTACTTATGGAGATCGGGTTCACGAAACGCAGCCGAGCAATGACGATGAGGAACCGCCATATCGCGGCAGCGATGCCGGCAACGATTTCGAGATGTTCCGCTATCTGCCAGCGTCGAGCTCTCCTCACCCTTATCTAAGGGTCGCCCTGACGGTGGTAGCGGTCGCAATCGCATATCTGGCGTGGCATAACCGGCAGGCTTTACGGAGCGCATATGTCAAATTGGAGGCTCCGCCAGCAGTTGCCACGCCTCCCACTGCTCCAGAGCCCGCGACCAGTTCGTCGAAACAAGGCTGGTCGGAAACAGATATTCCTAAGGCTCCGGCGCCGGATCAGCCCCAGGTAAACCAGCCTCCAGCGAACCAGCAGCCATCACCCCAGCCAGTGGACAACGGATTACGTGCCAATCGGCAGAGCGAATCCGCAAGTGTAGACATCCACCGACGCAAAACTTTTAGGCCCGGAGCGGCCGAGGTTGCAACTAGCACGAAGAATTTGCCAGCCGATATTGCGTTGGGAAACGGTAACGAAGAACTTATTACTGCGCAACGATATTTAAATGGAACCGATGGCCAGACTTTGAACCGTACCGAAGCCGCCAAATGGCTATGGAAGGCGGTCGGGAAGCACAACCCCGACGCCACCCTCCTGCTCGCCGACTTATATCTGAAGGGACAAGGAGTGGGAAAGAATTGCGATCAGGCTCGGGTGCTCCTTGATGCTGCCGCGCGCCAAGGGATCAAAGGCGCGGGCGATCAATTGCGACATCTTCCCGCTTTTGGCTGTCAATAG
- a CDS encoding LuxR C-terminal-related transcriptional regulator, producing MSATGRYGTRVPSEREQRVIQLVAEGLKNKEVAEAIGTTEHVVKNYLRVIYDKLGLWNRVELALWYESRRIPSILLTQ from the coding sequence ATGTCTGCAACTGGACGCTATGGGACCCGTGTCCCCAGTGAACGTGAACAGAGAGTCATCCAACTTGTTGCCGAAGGCTTAAAGAACAAAGAAGTCGCGGAAGCTATCGGGACCACCGAGCACGTCGTGAAGAATTACCTCCGTGTGATCTACGACAAGCTTGGACTTTGGAATCGCGTCGAACTTGCCCTGTGGTATGAGTCGCGGCGGATTCCATCCATACTGCTCACTCAATAA